From Arthrobacter sp. FW306-2-2C-D06B, a single genomic window includes:
- a CDS encoding Gfo/Idh/MocA family protein yields the protein MSSQSQATTKPLGVGILGAGPVTQAIHLPSLARLRNILEVRHIMDVDAAVAESVAARVGANFSTSMDPLLGDPDVDIVAICSPHQFHADQVIAACRAGKKAVLCEKPFAMSGEEAARISAVSEETGVPIIVGAMHTFDPGWLAAEANWGDLPENVHTIRSSIVLPPNARFEDFATEIFTRPAGGTPDYSDIEVIKNALRGGIMGLAIHDLPLVRRFTPDFVDLEVLQARHVRPFGYVISLRCGDRIIELRAAMNKTWKPEWAFEAISDDAALRVDFTPSYVQAGSAVATITRGATSTTYGPFEHNGYEGEWRELAQLALGTKQPPSAESLINDLTFAIAIADATVDVAAVEHAGVRS from the coding sequence TTGTCCAGCCAGTCACAGGCAACAACCAAACCCCTCGGCGTCGGCATCCTTGGCGCCGGTCCGGTCACCCAGGCAATCCACCTTCCTTCCCTCGCCCGGCTCCGGAATATCCTGGAAGTCCGCCACATCATGGACGTCGACGCCGCTGTCGCCGAATCGGTCGCAGCCCGCGTCGGCGCGAACTTCAGCACCAGCATGGACCCGCTCCTGGGCGATCCCGACGTCGACATCGTGGCCATCTGCAGCCCCCACCAGTTCCACGCGGACCAAGTCATCGCCGCATGCCGCGCGGGAAAGAAAGCCGTGCTCTGCGAAAAGCCGTTCGCCATGAGCGGCGAGGAGGCGGCCCGGATTTCGGCGGTCAGCGAGGAAACCGGCGTGCCGATCATCGTGGGCGCCATGCACACTTTCGATCCAGGCTGGCTCGCAGCCGAAGCCAATTGGGGCGATCTCCCCGAGAACGTCCACACCATCCGTTCTTCCATCGTCCTTCCGCCCAACGCCCGCTTCGAAGACTTCGCCACCGAAATCTTCACCCGTCCAGCAGGGGGCACCCCTGACTACAGCGACATCGAGGTCATCAAGAACGCCCTCCGCGGCGGCATTATGGGACTCGCCATCCACGACCTTCCCCTCGTCCGCCGCTTCACCCCGGATTTCGTAGACCTAGAGGTCCTGCAGGCACGCCATGTACGCCCCTTCGGCTACGTGATCTCCCTTCGTTGCGGTGACCGGATCATCGAGCTCCGGGCAGCGATGAACAAGACGTGGAAGCCAGAATGGGCCTTCGAGGCGATCTCGGACGACGCAGCCCTTCGCGTGGACTTCACCCCTTCCTACGTGCAGGCGGGTTCCGCCGTCGCAACCATCACCCGCGGCGCCACAAGCACAACGTACGGACCGTTCGAGCACAACGGCTATGAGGGCGAATGGCGCGAACTCGCCCAACTGGCCCTCGGAACCAAGCAACCGCCGTCCGCCGAAAGCCTCATCAATGACCTCACCTTCGCGATAGCGATCGCAGACGCCACCGTGGATGTCGCAGCTGTTGAACATGCAGGAGTCCGCTCATGA
- a CDS encoding TolB family protein → MVIRTLRPGQRCEVWIASATGTSELAFTTDNLLLEAPNWTLDGQALILNGDGALWRLDLSGGLEKVAITGIPDLNNDHILAPDGTTIYLSANDGRIYSAALDGGEATKITNDDGWFHFLHGISPDGQTLAYVGIEAGDFTQPGRLITIPTGGGPATAIDVDGHCDGPEYSPDGEWLYFNTEAFTDRPGHAQLARVRASHRGTPERLLESATVDWFPHLSPDGRLASYIRFPGGTVGHPADLRVDVVLVPTSDWATPLHTWSLFGGQGTLNVNSWSPDSERFAYVAYPSN, encoded by the coding sequence ATGGTGATACGGACACTTCGGCCCGGCCAGCGCTGCGAAGTATGGATCGCCTCTGCCACCGGCACTTCCGAGCTGGCCTTCACCACGGACAATCTGCTCCTGGAGGCACCCAACTGGACGCTCGATGGCCAGGCCCTCATCCTCAATGGTGACGGCGCCCTATGGCGGCTGGATCTTTCCGGTGGACTCGAAAAGGTCGCCATTACCGGCATCCCGGACCTCAATAACGACCACATCCTCGCGCCCGACGGCACCACCATCTACCTCTCGGCGAATGACGGCCGCATCTACAGCGCAGCCCTCGACGGCGGTGAGGCCACCAAGATCACGAACGACGACGGGTGGTTCCATTTCCTGCACGGCATCAGCCCCGACGGACAGACCCTCGCCTACGTCGGAATAGAAGCCGGCGACTTCACCCAACCGGGCCGGCTCATCACGATTCCAACAGGGGGCGGACCCGCGACCGCAATCGACGTCGACGGCCACTGCGATGGCCCCGAATACTCGCCCGACGGCGAATGGCTGTACTTCAATACCGAGGCCTTCACGGATCGGCCCGGCCACGCCCAACTTGCCAGGGTGCGGGCAAGTCACCGTGGCACGCCAGAACGCCTGCTTGAAAGCGCCACCGTTGACTGGTTCCCGCACCTCTCGCCCGACGGGCGCCTGGCCAGCTACATCCGCTTCCCCGGCGGCACGGTGGGCCACCCGGCGGACTTGCGGGTCGACGTCGTCCTTGTTCCCACGAGCGACTGGGCCACTCCGCTCCACACGTGGTCCCTCTTCGGCGGCCAGGGAACCCTCAATGTCAACAGTTGGTCACCCGACTCGGAGCGGTTCGCTTATGTTGCCTACCCCAGCAACTGA
- a CDS encoding Gfo/Idh/MocA family protein, whose amino-acid sequence MSTATHQTTPSTPSSLRGPVGVAVIGAGNISKAYLDNLTVFPDLKVHVIADLFEEAAEARAKEYGIPEWGGVDAALNHPDVEIIVNLTIPAAHVEVATAAVNAGKHVWTEKPFSLDRESGLALLKTADAAGVRLGCAPDTFLGAGLQTARRIIERGDIGTPLTALTMFQTPGPESWHPNPSFLFAHGAGPLFDMGPYYITALVQTFGSVRKVAAVGSKAKDVRVVGSGPKAGEEFPVEVPTHVSAMLQFEGGASSHSVFSFESPRLRMGFVEITGTEGTLELPDPNYFDGDLKLWRAGAEEAEIIPATGPANGRGMGVLDMARSLRAGVPHRAQGALAYHVVDTLVSISESAETGTFVGVDSSAVTSQALPEDWDPMAATL is encoded by the coding sequence ATGAGCACCGCAACGCACCAGACCACCCCGTCCACGCCGTCTTCCCTCCGGGGGCCCGTAGGCGTCGCCGTCATCGGCGCAGGCAACATCAGCAAGGCCTACCTGGACAACCTAACGGTCTTCCCTGACTTGAAGGTCCACGTCATCGCAGACTTGTTCGAGGAAGCCGCGGAAGCGCGGGCCAAGGAATACGGCATCCCGGAGTGGGGTGGCGTTGACGCGGCACTGAACCATCCCGACGTCGAGATCATCGTGAACCTGACCATCCCGGCGGCGCACGTCGAGGTGGCAACAGCCGCTGTGAACGCGGGCAAGCACGTCTGGACCGAGAAGCCGTTCTCCCTGGACCGCGAATCGGGATTGGCGCTGTTGAAGACGGCCGACGCCGCGGGCGTCCGCCTGGGCTGCGCACCGGACACCTTCCTGGGCGCGGGGCTGCAGACAGCCCGCCGGATCATCGAACGCGGTGACATCGGCACCCCGCTGACAGCCCTGACCATGTTCCAGACCCCCGGCCCGGAGTCATGGCACCCGAACCCGTCATTCCTCTTCGCGCACGGCGCGGGCCCGCTCTTCGACATGGGCCCTTACTACATCACCGCCCTGGTCCAGACCTTCGGCTCGGTCCGCAAGGTCGCCGCCGTCGGCTCCAAAGCCAAGGACGTCCGCGTGGTCGGTTCCGGGCCCAAGGCCGGCGAGGAATTCCCCGTCGAGGTCCCCACCCACGTCAGTGCGATGCTCCAGTTCGAGGGCGGCGCCTCCTCGCACAGCGTCTTCAGCTTTGAATCCCCCCGCCTGCGGATGGGCTTCGTGGAGATCACCGGCACCGAGGGCACCCTGGAATTGCCTGATCCGAACTACTTCGACGGCGACCTCAAGCTTTGGCGCGCGGGAGCCGAGGAAGCGGAAATCATTCCCGCCACGGGACCGGCCAACGGCCGCGGTATGGGCGTGCTGGACATGGCCCGGTCCCTGCGCGCCGGTGTTCCGCACCGCGCCCAGGGAGCCCTTGCCTATCATGTGGTCGATACCCTGGTTTCCATTTCCGAGTCCGCCGAAACCGGCACCTTTGTAGGCGTCGACAGCTCCGCCGTGACCTCCCAGGCCCTCCCCGAGGACTGGGACCCGATGGCCGCCACCCTCTAG
- a CDS encoding ROK family transcriptional regulator: protein MTSAPGKEPGKDGPVQDAGSLSRAGDLFQLLRDGQARTRAELALTTGLARSTVASRIDALMNSGLVGPAGEASSSGGRPPSRFAFNPAARVVLAVDVGATHVIVAVTDLGGTVLAERRLAQEVADGPDVVLGRVVAAGRELLTEADRNLDDLAGIGIGLPGPVEHDTGRPIKPPIMPGWDGFDVVRYMQRSLPVPVLVDNDVNIMALGERTAYWPDHDNLLFIKIATGIGAGIISSGELQRGANGTAGDLGHVRVPRGDDVLCRCGNYGCLEALASGPAVARQLQTQGLAATNGGDVLRLVAEGNLQAIQALRQAGRDVGDVLATVVNLLNPSMIVIGGSVGEAGEHLVAGIREVVYRRSLPLATSHLRIGISMAGDQAAILGASQMVTQHVLSPAVIEATLQATG, encoded by the coding sequence ATGACCTCAGCACCCGGAAAAGAGCCCGGCAAGGACGGCCCTGTACAGGACGCCGGAAGCCTTTCGCGTGCGGGAGACCTGTTTCAGCTTCTTCGCGACGGCCAGGCACGGACCCGGGCCGAACTCGCCCTCACTACCGGACTGGCCCGTTCCACCGTCGCCTCGCGCATCGATGCCCTCATGAACTCCGGGCTCGTGGGCCCCGCAGGTGAGGCGAGTTCCAGCGGCGGCAGGCCGCCGTCGCGCTTTGCCTTCAACCCGGCGGCCCGGGTTGTCTTGGCAGTCGACGTCGGAGCGACGCACGTGATCGTCGCGGTCACCGATCTCGGCGGAACAGTCCTGGCCGAGCGGCGCCTCGCGCAGGAAGTCGCAGACGGTCCCGACGTGGTGCTCGGCAGGGTGGTGGCGGCGGGGCGCGAGCTTCTCACCGAAGCCGACCGCAACCTTGACGACCTTGCCGGTATCGGGATCGGACTGCCCGGCCCGGTGGAACACGACACCGGCAGGCCGATCAAACCGCCGATCATGCCTGGCTGGGACGGATTCGATGTAGTCCGTTACATGCAGCGCTCGCTGCCCGTTCCCGTCCTGGTGGACAACGACGTCAACATCATGGCCCTGGGCGAACGCACGGCGTATTGGCCGGACCACGACAATTTGCTCTTCATCAAAATCGCCACGGGCATCGGCGCGGGCATCATCAGCAGCGGTGAACTGCAGCGCGGCGCCAACGGCACTGCCGGGGACCTCGGCCATGTCCGGGTTCCCCGCGGCGACGACGTCCTCTGCCGTTGCGGGAACTACGGCTGCCTTGAAGCTCTGGCCTCCGGACCCGCCGTCGCGCGCCAGCTGCAAACCCAAGGCCTGGCGGCTACCAACGGCGGCGACGTGCTGCGGCTGGTAGCCGAGGGGAACCTCCAGGCCATCCAGGCACTCCGGCAGGCGGGACGCGACGTCGGCGACGTCCTGGCCACCGTGGTCAACCTGCTCAACCCCTCCATGATCGTCATCGGCGGCAGCGTGGGCGAGGCCGGCGAGCACCTCGTGGCAGGCATCCGCGAAGTCGTCTACCGGCGCTCCCTTCCATTGGCCACCTCGCATCTGCGCATCGGCATCTCGATGGCGGGCGACCAGGCCGCGATCCTCGGTGCGAGCCAGATGGTCACCCAGCATGTTTTGTCTCCGGCCGTGATCGAAGCCACGCTCCAAGCAACGGGCTGA
- a CDS encoding ABC transporter substrate-binding protein has protein sequence MNVQSEASRNFSRRGFLGLTAAAAAVPLLAACGGGSSSSSAGGAIKFWDMPWATPAYNDAAKKITESYAPTGSNGKAGYQIIQWNNFYQTFSSAIASKTGPAVSTGGGFQAFQFDQQGQIAYADKVIDSLKKNGQFDDFLPGVLDPFKSDKGYVAVPWQLDMRVFWYRKSLFDQAGVALPTDWASLLDAGKALKKIGAFGFATGSGAGNNIGNHSMIMMMVNNGGGVFTKDGQLDVMNDRNVEATEYLLELVSNGIIDPAAVSYTTDNLNAQWKDKKAAFGPYVLGVPARVGDTSGDIMVASPIAGPHGDKHGLVFPNNIMMYKNTPSQESSEAFLTYYMGQLKELWRQKLMNALPVFKSITEMPEFTSDANNVKIVKEWQPIAKTFAAQGTSLNANLAVLDGGQALNQFTQTILTGKTDAKTALTAFKTGLESVIKK, from the coding sequence ATGAATGTTCAGTCCGAAGCCAGCCGCAATTTCTCCCGCAGGGGTTTCCTCGGCCTCACGGCGGCAGCAGCGGCTGTCCCCCTGCTCGCAGCCTGCGGAGGCGGCTCCAGCTCGAGCTCCGCTGGCGGCGCCATCAAGTTCTGGGACATGCCGTGGGCCACGCCGGCCTATAACGATGCCGCGAAGAAGATCACCGAGTCCTACGCCCCGACTGGCAGCAACGGCAAGGCCGGTTACCAGATCATTCAATGGAACAACTTCTACCAGACCTTCTCCTCGGCCATTGCGTCCAAGACCGGTCCCGCGGTGTCCACCGGTGGCGGTTTCCAGGCGTTCCAGTTCGACCAGCAGGGCCAGATCGCCTATGCGGACAAGGTCATCGACTCGCTGAAGAAGAACGGCCAGTTCGACGACTTCCTGCCCGGCGTGCTGGACCCGTTCAAGTCGGACAAGGGCTACGTCGCTGTTCCCTGGCAGCTGGACATGCGCGTCTTCTGGTACCGCAAGTCCCTCTTCGACCAGGCCGGCGTCGCACTGCCCACCGACTGGGCCTCGCTGCTTGACGCAGGCAAGGCACTGAAGAAGATCGGCGCCTTCGGCTTCGCCACCGGATCCGGCGCCGGCAACAACATCGGCAACCACTCGATGATCATGATGATGGTCAACAACGGCGGTGGCGTCTTCACCAAGGACGGCCAGCTGGACGTCATGAACGACCGCAACGTCGAAGCCACGGAATACCTCCTGGAACTGGTCTCCAACGGGATCATCGACCCCGCTGCAGTCAGCTACACCACGGACAACCTCAACGCGCAGTGGAAGGACAAGAAAGCCGCCTTCGGCCCGTACGTCCTGGGCGTGCCTGCTCGTGTCGGCGACACCTCCGGCGACATCATGGTGGCCAGCCCGATCGCAGGCCCGCACGGCGACAAGCACGGACTCGTTTTCCCGAACAACATCATGATGTACAAGAACACCCCGTCCCAGGAATCCTCCGAGGCCTTCCTGACCTACTACATGGGACAGCTCAAGGAGCTGTGGCGCCAGAAACTCATGAACGCCCTGCCGGTCTTCAAATCCATCACGGAGATGCCCGAATTCACGAGCGACGCCAACAACGTCAAGATCGTCAAGGAATGGCAGCCCATCGCCAAGACCTTCGCCGCGCAGGGCACCTCGCTCAACGCCAACCTCGCTGTCCTCGACGGCGGCCAGGCACTCAACCAGTTCACCCAGACCATCCTGACCGGAAAGACCGACGCCAAGACGGCACTCACGGCCTTCAAGACCGGCCTCGAATCCGTCATCAAGAAGTAA
- a CDS encoding carbohydrate ABC transporter permease — protein sequence MSTTTTQSGLARARRGLAPGGSGGGSLNRKSKLSGQTKRTFFWLLLPSVILLVLIHGYPLVYAGVQATHDGSLIDTGNFVGVDNFGHVLTSPAFWKAAQFTLWFTIVGVFGSWLVGLGLALLLRTKIPAGGTFKVLLLLPWVVPIVVSSTAWNWLVATPDSLIPSIFRNLGLGTPLFLADPHLAAVMVMVFKVWVSFPFMMMMISAALASVDTTVYEAASMDGASKWQQFTQITLPLIARSTYISWILMTIFCVNDFPTIYLLTGGGPVDATTSLVVLAYRTVFQDFQTGPGVAIAFLMTLTLVVVSVFLYRQIRKSSVE from the coding sequence ATGTCAACCACCACAACGCAGTCCGGCCTCGCCAGGGCCCGTCGGGGGCTCGCTCCCGGCGGGTCCGGCGGCGGGTCCCTGAACCGCAAGAGCAAGCTTTCGGGGCAGACCAAGCGGACGTTCTTCTGGCTCCTGCTGCCCTCGGTCATCCTACTCGTCCTGATCCACGGCTACCCGCTGGTCTACGCAGGCGTCCAGGCCACCCACGACGGCTCCCTGATCGACACGGGCAACTTCGTCGGCGTCGACAACTTCGGCCATGTCCTGACCTCCCCGGCCTTCTGGAAGGCCGCCCAGTTCACCTTGTGGTTCACCATCGTCGGCGTCTTCGGCTCCTGGCTGGTTGGCCTGGGCCTGGCCCTGCTGCTACGCACCAAAATCCCGGCGGGGGGCACCTTCAAGGTCCTCCTCCTCCTGCCTTGGGTGGTTCCGATCGTGGTCTCCTCCACGGCCTGGAACTGGCTCGTCGCCACTCCGGACAGCCTCATCCCCTCCATCTTCCGGAACCTCGGACTGGGCACGCCCCTGTTCCTGGCGGACCCCCACCTGGCCGCGGTCATGGTCATGGTGTTCAAGGTCTGGGTCAGCTTCCCCTTCATGATGATGATGATTTCGGCAGCTTTGGCCTCGGTAGACACCACCGTGTATGAAGCCGCCAGCATGGACGGTGCCAGCAAGTGGCAGCAGTTCACCCAGATCACCCTGCCGCTGATCGCCCGCTCCACCTACATCAGCTGGATCCTGATGACGATCTTCTGCGTCAACGACTTCCCCACCATCTACCTCCTTACCGGCGGCGGCCCCGTTGACGCCACTACCTCCCTCGTGGTCCTGGCCTACCGCACGGTCTTCCAGGACTTCCAGACCGGTCCCGGCGTTGCCATCGCCTTCCTCATGACCCTCACCCTCGTCGTCGTGTCGGTCTTCCTGTACCGCCAGATCCGAAAGTCGAGCGTCGAATAA
- a CDS encoding sugar phosphate isomerase/epimerase family protein produces the protein MPRPYTLFTGQWADLPFEEVAKLASGWGYDGLEIAVSGDHLDAWRWDEPGYVESKLAILDKYNLKVWAISNHLKGQAVCDDPIDFRHQAIVGAKVWGDGDPEGVRQRAAEEMKHTARLARALGVDTVVGFTGSSIWQYVAMFPPVPEKVIEAGYQDFADRWNPILDVFDECGVRFAHEVHPSEIAYDYWTTVRTLEAIGHREAFGLNWDPSHFMWQGIDPVSFIWDFKDRIYHVDCKDTKLRPTGRNTVMGSHLPWGDPRRGWDFVSAGRGDVPWESSFRALTAIGYNGPISVEWEDAGMDRLHGAPEALAALKKFDFPPSQTSFDAAFNQD, from the coding sequence ATGCCCCGCCCGTACACCCTGTTCACCGGCCAGTGGGCCGACCTGCCCTTCGAGGAAGTCGCCAAACTCGCCTCCGGCTGGGGCTATGACGGCCTGGAAATCGCCGTGTCCGGCGACCACCTGGACGCCTGGCGCTGGGACGAACCCGGCTACGTCGAATCCAAGCTCGCCATCCTGGACAAGTACAACCTCAAGGTCTGGGCCATCTCCAACCACCTCAAGGGCCAGGCCGTGTGCGATGACCCCATCGACTTCCGCCACCAAGCCATCGTCGGGGCCAAGGTCTGGGGCGACGGGGACCCCGAAGGAGTGCGCCAACGCGCCGCCGAGGAGATGAAACACACCGCCCGCCTCGCCCGCGCGCTCGGGGTGGACACCGTCGTCGGGTTCACGGGCTCCTCGATCTGGCAGTACGTCGCGATGTTCCCGCCTGTCCCGGAGAAAGTCATCGAGGCCGGCTACCAGGACTTCGCGGACCGCTGGAACCCCATCCTGGACGTCTTCGACGAATGCGGTGTCCGCTTCGCCCACGAAGTCCACCCTTCCGAGATCGCCTACGACTACTGGACCACCGTCCGCACCCTGGAAGCCATCGGGCACCGCGAAGCGTTCGGCCTGAACTGGGACCCCTCCCACTTCATGTGGCAAGGCATCGACCCCGTCTCCTTCATCTGGGACTTCAAAGACCGGATCTACCACGTGGACTGCAAGGACACCAAGCTCCGCCCCACCGGCCGGAACACCGTCATGGGCTCCCACCTGCCCTGGGGCGACCCCCGCCGCGGCTGGGACTTCGTCTCCGCCGGACGCGGCGACGTGCCCTGGGAATCGAGCTTCCGGGCCCTCACCGCGATCGGCTACAACGGCCCGATCTCCGTGGAATGGGAGGACGCCGGCATGGACCGCCTCCACGGCGCCCCCGAAGCCCTCGCCGCCCTCAAGAAGTTCGACTTCCCGCCCTCGCAGACCTCCTTCGACGCCGCCTTCAACCAGGACTAA
- a CDS encoding sugar phosphate isomerase/epimerase family protein codes for MSYSIQLYTLRNAMQEDLPGTIRRVAEIGYTQVEPYNFVATAKELGAALKENGLSAPSGHAPLLSQDQDEIFAAAKELGIATVIDPYLPAEHWQNAEDIQATAAKLNAAAKKGAEYGIRVGYHNHAWELESIVEGQTALEYFEGLLDPELVLEVDTYWASVGGQNPVELLARLGDRVKFIHIKDGPGTTDTKAQQPAGQGTIPVLDVIAAAKSLEAGVVEFDDYAGDIFEGIAESLAFLQDNAAQEVNA; via the coding sequence ATGTCTTACTCCATCCAGCTGTACACCCTGCGCAATGCCATGCAGGAAGACCTGCCGGGCACCATCAGACGCGTTGCCGAGATCGGTTACACGCAGGTTGAACCCTACAATTTCGTGGCCACGGCGAAGGAGCTCGGCGCTGCATTGAAGGAGAACGGGCTGAGCGCCCCGTCCGGTCACGCGCCGCTGCTGAGCCAGGACCAGGACGAGATCTTCGCAGCCGCCAAGGAACTGGGCATTGCGACCGTGATCGATCCCTACCTGCCCGCCGAACACTGGCAGAACGCCGAAGACATCCAGGCGACCGCCGCAAAGCTGAACGCCGCGGCCAAGAAGGGCGCCGAATACGGCATCCGCGTCGGTTACCACAACCACGCTTGGGAACTGGAGTCCATCGTCGAGGGCCAGACCGCACTGGAGTACTTCGAAGGCCTCCTTGACCCGGAACTGGTCCTGGAAGTCGACACCTACTGGGCCTCGGTCGGTGGCCAGAACCCCGTGGAACTTCTCGCCCGCCTCGGTGACCGCGTTAAGTTCATCCACATCAAGGACGGCCCCGGCACCACAGACACGAAAGCCCAACAGCCTGCGGGCCAGGGCACCATCCCGGTGCTCGACGTCATTGCTGCCGCCAAGTCCCTGGAAGCGGGCGTCGTGGAGTTCGACGACTACGCCGGAGACATCTTCGAAGGCATCGCCGAAAGCCTCGCATTCCTTCAGGACAACGCAGCACAGGAAGTGAACGCATGA
- a CDS encoding Gfo/Idh/MocA family protein: protein MTSSASAPTTPHDGEPGKKTLGVAAIGYAFMGKAHSNAWRNVGSFFDVPAFEQKVLVGRDPEQVAEAAAKYGWSESATDWRSVLERDDVHIVDICAPGWMHAEIAIAALEAGKHVLVEKPLANTLAEAEAMTEAARAARARGIQSMIGFNYRRVPALALAKELIAEGRLGTVRHVRAAYLQDWLVDPDSPMTWRLNKETAGSGALGDIASHAIDQVLFLLGDTVTEVSGRLHTFVDSRPGADGPEQVTVDDAAWATLTLASGAVASVEVSRMATGKKNSLTMEIYGDKGSLLFDLESINELGFMDATVPVREQGFRRILVNEPEHPYMDAWWPQGHVIGWEHTFTHEIRDFLAAIDAGTPPSPSFEEGLAVQQVLAAIEESADAKSAIIQVAGH, encoded by the coding sequence ATGACTAGCTCCGCCTCTGCCCCCACCACACCTCACGACGGCGAACCGGGCAAGAAAACCCTGGGTGTTGCCGCGATCGGCTACGCGTTCATGGGCAAAGCCCATTCCAACGCGTGGCGGAACGTGGGCAGCTTCTTCGACGTTCCGGCCTTCGAGCAGAAAGTGCTCGTGGGCCGGGACCCGGAACAGGTCGCCGAGGCCGCGGCGAAGTACGGGTGGAGCGAGTCCGCCACGGACTGGCGCTCCGTCCTGGAACGCGATGACGTCCATATCGTGGATATCTGCGCTCCGGGATGGATGCACGCCGAGATCGCCATCGCGGCGCTGGAGGCGGGCAAGCACGTGCTCGTGGAGAAGCCCCTCGCGAACACTTTGGCCGAGGCCGAAGCCATGACGGAAGCCGCGCGTGCCGCCCGGGCGCGCGGCATCCAGTCCATGATCGGCTTCAACTACCGCAGGGTGCCGGCACTCGCCCTCGCGAAGGAACTGATCGCCGAGGGCCGGCTCGGAACCGTCCGGCACGTCCGCGCCGCCTACCTCCAGGACTGGCTCGTGGATCCGGACTCCCCCATGACCTGGCGGCTCAACAAGGAAACCGCCGGATCCGGGGCCCTCGGCGACATCGCCTCCCACGCGATCGACCAGGTCCTCTTCCTCCTCGGGGACACCGTCACCGAGGTCTCCGGCCGGCTGCACACCTTCGTGGACAGCCGCCCCGGCGCGGACGGTCCGGAACAAGTAACGGTCGACGACGCCGCCTGGGCCACGCTGACACTCGCCTCCGGTGCGGTCGCCTCGGTGGAAGTCTCCCGCATGGCCACGGGCAAGAAGAACTCGCTCACGATGGAAATCTACGGCGACAAGGGCTCGCTCCTGTTCGACCTGGAATCCATCAACGAACTGGGTTTCATGGACGCCACGGTGCCCGTCAGGGAGCAGGGCTTCCGACGGATCCTGGTCAACGAGCCCGAACACCCCTACATGGACGCCTGGTGGCCCCAGGGCCACGTCATCGGCTGGGAGCACACCTTCACCCACGAAATCCGTGACTTCCTGGCCGCCATCGACGCCGGGACCCCGCCGTCGCCGTCGTTCGAGGAAGGACTCGCCGTCCAGCAGGTCCTGGCCGCCATCGAAGAATCCGCCGACGCCAAGTCCGCCATCATCCAGGTCGCCGGCCACTGA
- a CDS encoding carbohydrate ABC transporter permease gives MSAVLHAHPESGPALGVAGPEKSRRVLSEAGMRGRWWRFVLILAITAIVLVPIMVTVVLALTPGPNSTATGLTFENLSNVFSETLAATWLKNSLITTVSTVIVAVAVAAPAGYVLSRGRSRAVSGYSLLLFVMQSLPIITSVVPLFILFAGLGLVDNLMGLIIIYVGSTMTVATWMMAAYFDSIPVSLEEASWIDGCSVFGSFTKVVLRNSLPGILSTAIFAFLLAWNDYLVAIVFLRSNEIFTLPMGVQSFFQQNQTDWSGVMALAVIMMLPPIIVFATLNKYFSVGGIGGSLAGR, from the coding sequence ATGAGCGCAGTACTCCACGCCCACCCAGAATCCGGACCCGCGCTCGGTGTCGCGGGACCCGAAAAATCCCGCCGCGTCCTCTCCGAAGCAGGCATGCGAGGACGCTGGTGGCGGTTCGTCCTGATCCTTGCCATCACCGCCATCGTCCTGGTCCCGATCATGGTCACCGTGGTCCTGGCCCTGACCCCGGGCCCCAACAGCACCGCCACCGGCCTCACTTTCGAGAACCTCAGCAACGTTTTCTCCGAGACCCTGGCGGCCACCTGGCTCAAGAACAGCCTCATCACCACCGTCAGCACCGTGATCGTCGCCGTCGCCGTCGCAGCACCCGCCGGCTATGTCCTCTCCCGTGGCCGTTCCAGGGCCGTCTCCGGCTACTCGCTGCTGCTGTTCGTCATGCAGTCCCTGCCGATCATCACCTCGGTGGTGCCGCTGTTCATCCTGTTCGCAGGCCTGGGACTCGTGGACAACCTCATGGGACTGATCATTATCTACGTCGGCTCGACAATGACCGTGGCCACGTGGATGATGGCGGCATACTTCGATTCCATCCCGGTCAGCCTCGAGGAGGCCTCGTGGATCGACGGCTGCTCAGTCTTCGGATCCTTCACGAAGGTGGTGCTGCGCAATTCCCTGCCCGGCATCCTGTCCACGGCCATCTTCGCCTTCCTCCTGGCCTGGAACGATTACCTCGTAGCGATCGTGTTCCTGCGCTCCAACGAAATCTTCACCCTCCCCATGGGCGTCCAGTCGTTCTTCCAGCAAAACCAGACCGACTGGTCCGGCGTCATGGCCCTCGCGGTCATCATGATGCTCCCGCCGATCATCGTCTTCGCCACCCTGAACAAGTACTTCAGCGTCGGCGGCATCGGCGGATCCCTCGCCGGCCGCTAG